A window of the Virgibacillus pantothenticus genome harbors these coding sequences:
- a CDS encoding ABC transporter ATP-binding protein, producing MEPLLHIENLYGGYTHKNVLQGISFTVHPGEIVGLIGLNGAGKSTTIKHVIGLMQPKRGAITVNGKTFQENSETYRSQMAYIPEMPILYDELTLYEHLHLTAMAYDIPQNIFDKRLEPLLNEFRMEKKLNWFPVHFSKGMRQKVMIMCAFLIEPPLYIVDEPFVGLDPLGIQSYLQLMDQMKQKGSGVLMSTHILATAERYCNRFVILHDGTIRADGSLDQLRETFAMPGATLDDLYVQLTKEENHHV from the coding sequence GTGGAACCATTACTGCATATTGAGAACCTTTATGGTGGATATACACATAAAAATGTGTTACAAGGAATATCTTTTACGGTTCATCCAGGTGAAATCGTCGGCTTAATCGGTCTAAATGGTGCTGGTAAGAGTACGACGATTAAGCATGTGATTGGTTTGATGCAACCTAAAAGAGGGGCTATCACTGTTAATGGCAAAACGTTTCAGGAAAATTCAGAGACGTACCGAAGTCAAATGGCATACATACCAGAGATGCCAATTTTATATGATGAATTGACGCTTTATGAACATCTTCATTTAACGGCTATGGCTTATGATATACCGCAAAATATTTTTGATAAAAGACTTGAGCCATTGTTAAATGAGTTTCGCATGGAAAAAAAGTTAAACTGGTTTCCGGTGCATTTTTCAAAAGGAATGCGCCAAAAAGTAATGATTATGTGTGCGTTCTTAATTGAACCGCCGCTATATATTGTGGACGAGCCTTTTGTCGGTTTGGATCCCCTCGGTATTCAATCATATTTGCAGCTGATGGACCAGATGAAGCAAAAAGGCTCTGGAGTGTTGATGTCCACCCATATTTTAGCAACAGCGGAGCGATATTGTAATCGGTTTGTTATTTTACATGATGGAACGATACGGGCAGATGGTAGCTTAGATCAATTGCGGGAAACCTTTGCAATGCCAGGCGCTACATTAGATGATTTATATGTACAATTAACAAAGGAAGAGAACCACCATGTTTAA
- a CDS encoding ABC transporter permease, protein MFNAHVFFKQRFSAHLKETGRYLRYIFNGHIAIAMLFFISALAFYYQKWLQEIPSDFPAAWIIGIVFGGVASYSPVRTLLKEPDLVFLIPAEHKMKAYFRNAIVYSFTIQLYLVLLAAAAFGPLYTTIFANRAGSVYLLTIALLLVFKFANLIANWWMLRVRERDLRLIDLVVRTVLNIAVFYFFISGNMLMAGIATLLFGVVFLYDYQVSSKRPGLLWDLLVEKDLSRMQAFYRLANMFADVPHLKSKVKKRHWLVRIFSRVPFSKANTYDYLNRITFIRSGDYLGMYVRLVIIGGLIIYVIPPLWLKIIFALLFLYLSSFQMMALYQHHRTILWLDLYPVALQVRQQSLSKIVLQLSVLQVILFTALFVVMGIYLGAIITFLGGIGFAVLFVHGYVKRKLA, encoded by the coding sequence ATGTTTAATGCCCATGTTTTTTTTAAGCAACGTTTTTCAGCGCATTTAAAAGAAACGGGTCGCTATTTACGCTATATTTTTAACGGACATATAGCTATTGCGATGTTGTTTTTTATTTCTGCCTTGGCGTTTTATTATCAAAAGTGGTTACAGGAAATTCCAAGTGATTTTCCTGCTGCTTGGATTATTGGTATTGTTTTTGGAGGCGTAGCGAGCTACAGCCCAGTTCGAACGTTATTAAAAGAGCCTGATCTTGTTTTTCTGATTCCGGCAGAGCATAAGATGAAAGCTTATTTTCGCAATGCGATTGTATATAGCTTTACGATTCAATTATATCTTGTATTACTAGCTGCTGCTGCATTTGGTCCGCTATATACAACTATTTTTGCAAATCGTGCTGGAAGTGTGTATTTATTAACCATCGCTTTATTACTCGTGTTTAAATTTGCCAATCTTATTGCTAATTGGTGGATGCTTCGAGTGAGGGAACGTGATTTAAGGCTTATCGATTTAGTAGTACGAACGGTATTAAATATCGCGGTATTCTATTTTTTTATTTCTGGAAACATGCTAATGGCTGGGATAGCAACTTTGCTATTTGGGGTTGTATTTTTATATGACTATCAAGTCTCCAGTAAACGTCCAGGGCTGTTATGGGATTTGTTGGTAGAAAAAGACCTAAGTCGTATGCAGGCATTTTATCGATTAGCAAATATGTTTGCAGATGTTCCGCATTTAAAAAGTAAAGTCAAGAAACGTCATTGGTTAGTACGTATCTTTAGCCGAGTCCCGTTTTCAAAAGCAAATACGTACGATTATTTAAACCGGATTACATTTATTCGCAGCGGTGACTATCTTGGCATGTATGTAAGATTAGTCATTATTGGTGGACTCATTATTTATGTCATTCCCCCCCTATGGCTGAAGATTATCTTTGCGTTACTGTTCCTATATTTAAGCAGTTTTCAAATGATGGCTTTGTATCAGCATCACCGTACTATTTTGTGGCTAGATCTGTACCCAGTAGCGCTTCAGGTTCGACAGCAATCGCTGTCAAAAATAGTATTGCAGCTAAGTGTATTGCAAGTAATTTTATTTACAGCTCTGTTTGTAGTAATGGGTATTTATTTAGGAGCGATAATTACGTTTTTAGGTGGTATTGGATTTGCTGTGTTGTTTGTCCATGGATATGTGAAACGGAAGCTTGCGTAA
- a CDS encoding MFS transporter encodes MEAMSKTRQGNSILKNRNFLLLFIGSVFSAPGYYIYLIAAEWLMLTLSENRVYFGMLFFAASVPRLLLLAVGGVVADRFNKRTILFLSDLLRALLIATLLLFLYLDVVTAWHLIILATLFGIADAFSYPVTNSMTPLLLKEDQLQRGNSLIQMTMQISPILGPALGGTLIAVLGFQGVFSVACVMLLIGSLTVLFIQLKQGNEGKRDHSPWTELKEGLAYVRQSEFIMAIMFIAFFINFFFSGPFSIGMPIIVKDVFEGSAINLATIQTAMGVGAMVGAILLAVKKITNYKKVILFSLLVVGCLYTFTGISSHLYISAILVLIMAALLQFVNIPIFTILQKTVDKSMLGRIMGLLVTVSTGLIPVSYVVTSTLIALGVDIRYIMIGGGIFIVIIAIISFKFKRLRTLGM; translated from the coding sequence ATGGAAGCAATGTCAAAAACAAGGCAGGGGAACTCTATTTTGAAAAACAGGAACTTTTTGTTATTATTCATCGGTTCTGTTTTTTCTGCGCCAGGGTATTATATCTATTTAATCGCTGCGGAGTGGTTAATGTTAACATTAAGTGAAAATCGAGTTTATTTTGGAATGCTGTTTTTCGCAGCTTCTGTTCCAAGATTACTATTATTGGCGGTTGGTGGAGTTGTTGCTGACCGATTTAATAAACGGACCATTTTATTTCTATCCGATTTGTTGCGAGCTTTATTAATTGCTACGCTCTTATTATTTCTTTATTTAGATGTTGTAACTGCATGGCATTTAATAATATTGGCAACGTTGTTTGGAATTGCCGACGCATTTAGTTATCCGGTTACGAATTCGATGACACCGTTATTATTGAAAGAAGATCAGCTACAACGAGGAAATTCATTAATTCAAATGACAATGCAAATAAGCCCTATCTTAGGCCCTGCTTTAGGCGGAACATTAATAGCCGTATTAGGTTTTCAAGGCGTTTTTTCTGTGGCTTGTGTTATGCTATTGATAGGTTCTTTGACGGTGCTTTTTATTCAACTAAAGCAGGGGAACGAAGGAAAAAGAGATCATTCCCCGTGGACTGAGTTAAAGGAAGGCTTAGCGTATGTACGTCAAAGTGAATTTATCATGGCAATTATGTTTATTGCTTTTTTTATTAATTTTTTCTTCTCGGGTCCTTTTTCCATAGGGATGCCGATTATTGTAAAGGATGTTTTTGAGGGAAGTGCTATTAACTTGGCAACGATCCAAACAGCAATGGGGGTCGGTGCAATGGTTGGAGCCATTCTTTTAGCAGTGAAAAAAATAACGAACTACAAAAAGGTTATATTATTCAGTTTATTGGTGGTTGGCTGCCTCTACACGTTTACTGGAATATCATCGCATCTGTATATCAGTGCTATTTTAGTATTAATCATGGCTGCTTTATTGCAATTCGTTAACATTCCGATTTTTACTATTTTGCAAAAAACAGTCGATAAAAGCATGCTAGGGAGAATAATGGGGCTCTTAGTGACGGTATCTACAGGTTTAATTCCAGTTTCTTATGTTGTAACTTCTACGTTAATCGCGTTAGGTGTAGATATACGGTATATTATGATCGGAGGTGGAATTTTTATCGTTATTATAGCTATTATAAGTTTTAAATTTAAACGTCTTCGTACCCTTGGAATGTAG
- a CDS encoding ferritin-like domain-containing protein — protein MDKELQALIDGLNEDLAHEYGAAIQYTYSASVVSGLYRSALKPFFEAEINDELGHALYLSEKISSLGGTPTTKAAEVPQPTDVKDLLQATLQAETDTIKRYEERKKQAENLGYTELVVKLEDLIADETHHKEEIERLLADPRLA, from the coding sequence ATGGACAAAGAACTTCAAGCATTAATTGACGGATTAAATGAAGACTTAGCACATGAATATGGCGCAGCTATTCAATATACGTACAGTGCCTCAGTAGTAAGTGGATTATACCGTTCTGCACTAAAGCCTTTTTTTGAAGCAGAAATAAATGATGAGTTAGGACATGCTTTATATTTATCGGAAAAAATCAGCTCATTAGGCGGTACACCTACAACCAAAGCAGCTGAAGTACCGCAACCTACTGATGTCAAGGATCTGTTACAAGCTACCTTACAAGCTGAAACAGATACAATCAAACGCTATGAGGAAAGGAAAAAACAGGCAGAAAACTTAGGCTATACCGAGCTTGTAGTGAAACTGGAGGACCTCATAGCTGATGAAACCCATCATAAAGAAGAAATTGAACGACTTCTAGCTGACCCCCGATTAGCTTAA
- a CDS encoding phosphatase PAP2 family protein — translation MKIRTSYLYGLIFMVGIVLTLLWMYKLMNQTVPYVDQWTRDLVSRLDNTEVYTMFRWITELGSSTFTIPFVIVMAIVFWWLYRNMLPALIFSLGTLFTHYFNVAIKQLVERERPSILIAANAEGHSFPSGHAMISMVCYGLVAFFLSKRLKGAKKKQLVQVFFAGLIVLIGMSRYIINVHYLTDVLAGFFIGFLCLFGFIRLYQWLADKQASPSRG, via the coding sequence ATGAAAATTAGGACAAGTTATTTGTATGGACTCATCTTTATGGTGGGGATAGTTTTAACCTTACTTTGGATGTATAAATTAATGAATCAAACGGTTCCCTATGTCGATCAATGGACACGAGACTTAGTTAGCAGATTAGATAATACGGAAGTTTACACTATGTTTCGCTGGATAACAGAACTAGGATCATCCACATTTACGATCCCGTTTGTCATTGTGATGGCGATCGTTTTTTGGTGGTTGTACCGCAATATGTTACCTGCACTTATTTTTAGCCTAGGGACACTTTTTACGCACTATTTTAATGTGGCAATTAAACAGCTTGTAGAAAGGGAAAGACCTAGTATTTTAATTGCAGCAAACGCGGAAGGGCATAGCTTTCCTTCGGGTCATGCCATGATTTCAATGGTTTGTTACGGTTTAGTAGCATTTTTCCTTTCCAAGCGACTAAAAGGGGCGAAGAAGAAACAGCTTGTCCAAGTCTTTTTTGCGGGCTTGATTGTATTGATTGGCATGAGCCGTTACATCATCAATGTTCACTATTTAACTGACGTGCTGGCAGGGTTTTTTATTGGGTTCTTATGCTTGTTCGGCTTCATACGACTTTATCAGTGGTTAGCAGACAAGCAGGCTTCTCCGTCTAGGGGCTGA
- a CDS encoding M20 metallopeptidase family protein, with protein sequence MLEQIHQSIDELYEEMVQIRRHLHQYPELSFQETKTAAYIANYYEELGLPYETNVGGNGVIATLKGTKPGKTIALRADFDALPIQDEKDVPYRSKVDGVMHACGHDGHTATLLVLAKALKAYEQDFPGTVVFLHQHAEEYAPGGAKPIVDSGAIDHVDAVFGTHLWATTPLGVLQTSKGAFMAGADRFEIEIQGKGGHGAYPHETKDAIVIGSQLISQLQQIVSRRIDPLDTAVVTIGVFEAGEAFNVIADKARLVGTVRYVNPLLQDKIIAEMEAVIKGVCISNEATYSFDYIKGYPPLINHAEETELLLQIAEDMKEITRTEEVNPSMAGEDFAYYLLKKPGAFFFTGAQKDAQPYPHHHPKFDFHEQAMPIAAKTLITTYFAYQAK encoded by the coding sequence GTGCTAGAGCAAATTCATCAATCCATCGATGAGCTTTATGAAGAAATGGTACAGATTCGCAGACATCTTCATCAATACCCTGAACTCTCGTTTCAGGAAACAAAAACGGCTGCTTATATTGCCAATTATTATGAAGAACTAGGATTACCGTATGAAACTAATGTTGGAGGAAATGGCGTCATTGCAACATTAAAAGGCACAAAACCAGGAAAAACGATTGCTTTGCGGGCTGATTTTGATGCTCTGCCAATACAAGATGAAAAAGACGTCCCCTACCGTTCAAAGGTAGACGGTGTGATGCATGCATGCGGGCACGACGGACACACAGCTACCCTGCTAGTTTTAGCGAAAGCTTTAAAAGCGTACGAGCAAGATTTTCCTGGAACGGTTGTTTTTTTACATCAACACGCAGAAGAATATGCACCAGGTGGAGCGAAACCTATCGTTGATTCAGGTGCTATCGACCATGTCGACGCCGTCTTTGGCACACATTTATGGGCGACAACACCACTTGGAGTATTACAAACTTCCAAAGGTGCTTTTATGGCGGGCGCTGATCGTTTCGAAATAGAAATTCAAGGAAAAGGCGGTCACGGTGCGTATCCGCATGAAACAAAGGATGCAATCGTGATCGGCTCGCAACTTATTTCACAGTTGCAGCAAATCGTCAGCCGAAGAATCGACCCATTAGATACAGCTGTTGTAACAATAGGTGTTTTTGAAGCAGGGGAAGCATTTAATGTGATTGCAGATAAAGCAAGACTCGTTGGAACGGTTCGCTACGTCAATCCTTTATTGCAGGATAAAATCATAGCTGAAATGGAAGCAGTGATTAAAGGGGTATGCATAAGTAACGAGGCCACCTATTCGTTTGATTATATCAAAGGGTATCCGCCTTTAATTAATCATGCTGAGGAAACGGAATTATTATTACAAATTGCCGAAGATATGAAAGAAATTACGAGGACAGAAGAGGTAAATCCTTCCATGGCTGGAGAAGATTTTGCATACTATTTGTTGAAAAAACCGGGAGCATTCTTCTTTACAGGCGCTCAAAAGGATGCACAACCATATCCACACCACCATCCGAAATTTGATTTTCATGAACAAGCCATGCCAATCGCTGCAAAAACATTAATAACGACTTATTTTGCTTATCAAGCTAAGTAA
- the liaF gene encoding cell wall-active antibiotics response protein LiaF, giving the protein MKDLIRLFIAVSIIGIGVILVLFNLGVIAFDAYEIWVYLYPVFFVLVGGKWLIQYMRKKGGSWVAGSFLLLFGLLLLLDRFEVLSFGFFDVWKLWPLLIIYIGVQFLKRDNRFSYVNWQKEDQKDTDPIFSKFSIGTYEYTRPNWRVEPTKLSSLFGDFYLDLSKAFIPEQEIPFSIRSLAGDVTILIPEHIPFRIQAMVRAGEIEVVGQRAEGIHRVLSYQSEDYEFAVRKIDFTVKLEAGSIRIDQV; this is encoded by the coding sequence ATGAAAGATTTAATTCGATTGTTTATCGCAGTTTCTATCATAGGAATTGGAGTTATACTTGTCCTATTTAATCTAGGAGTGATTGCTTTTGATGCATACGAGATATGGGTCTACCTATATCCTGTTTTCTTTGTGCTTGTTGGCGGGAAGTGGCTTATCCAATATATGCGTAAAAAGGGTGGAAGCTGGGTAGCAGGCTCGTTTCTCCTTTTGTTTGGCTTGCTGCTGTTGCTTGATAGATTTGAAGTATTGTCATTTGGCTTTTTTGACGTATGGAAGCTATGGCCGCTACTGATTATCTACATTGGCGTTCAATTTTTAAAACGAGATAATCGTTTTTCATATGTAAATTGGCAGAAAGAAGATCAAAAAGATACGGATCCTATTTTTTCTAAGTTTTCCATCGGGACTTATGAATATACGAGACCTAATTGGAGAGTGGAGCCGACGAAGCTAAGTTCGCTGTTTGGAGATTTCTATTTAGATCTCTCCAAAGCTTTTATTCCTGAACAGGAAATCCCATTTAGTATCCGCTCATTAGCAGGAGATGTGACCATCTTAATACCTGAGCATATCCCTTTTCGAATCCAAGCAATGGTACGAGCAGGAGAAATTGAGGTAGTAGGACAACGCGCAGAGGGGATCCATCGGGTGCTTTCGTATCAAAGTGAGGACTATGAATTTGCTGTGCGCAAAATTGATTTTACCGTTAAACTTGAAGCTGGATCGATTCGCATCGATCAAGTGTAG